The Erpetoichthys calabaricus chromosome 5, fErpCal1.3, whole genome shotgun sequence genome has a segment encoding these proteins:
- the LOC114643717 gene encoding uncharacterized protein LOC114643717: MKYLAFVHSVLLDDPVVKQPVPIPPELLCLVQELAATQLDVLSTSRTIHSTTATMSTTPLRHQSKTTVSSVSQQSSPLLQTTGQAASQQAIPRAQRSSAPLQYPGYDHDISHWNCSQQQKVWMKTELESMGLWPGSLPVRHPMKMVSLWRIPPQPELIDCTFEFPLPKYFQLHPFFIWKPENDNLMGRLRNNYALPCLQGCSQPHIVSAGVGRPRVVVGINGQYYLFASRLSCRACKKRWYADNLQWLEKLPQRFTNTLPAIITYKKAICKTVMDELRRAGKSPNDMANQVMEMMHLKYERAHLAYLLSSQNIMDAERSLYGQRTFSEFLRGDNQPVPFGGYEDSDGWCGVSVSSYYLTDCLLYEYKRQEPAIKKLLQGTFGQALRSDHTRKVARKIASRTMSSYAVMNENWMILSWIMLQSETDKSLEPTYQGLANRYRIAEVDKANFQWVDRDCCSAFRVAESLQVEHLDWNAWKTTDSVVAQAIHGYQLNRCASRTMYNRNIAIKLDLFYCMRQILRECVSKHHGLYSSFCQFLSAAFSVVDQEDLQRLKDAYAFCGIHPANPTKQHIREHCRTKIPQSDELVKRVEEVFQRFYLAKDPNDVYLFKPSMLKSWRIQRVHILRGCLSDPELPGGILYRYGGTVQLNHVQGEGAKVPVWIPIRGTSQQEGYHFHQSQWVTGTQVSSELFQAQGMTGVARWNYQRLVDLQQPGVLLPGVFDPALISELNAASKRVTGEEKYPALHFSDRDTREKFGLEYIEPGYRPVLLDWDKHKKKTESFVLFETANEGSSTTVQALPSPPASTGPSVLFQFPSVADIKVEVSLCRDADIVPETEPPNTPSLSLLSLPASVRTGQVKTGGRVFVLDQRCWTSQMKEAIDNLIDKYHGQKDLLKLVDHNYAAMVQKSLDGIKLSELNEYHDFVCVGF, encoded by the exons ATGAAGTACCTAGCTTTTGTGCATTCAGTACTGTTAGATG ATCCAGTTGTAAAGCAACCAGTGCCCATTCCTCCAGAGCTGCTGTGTCTTGTTCAGGAGCTAGCTGCAACTCAGCTTGATGTGTTGTCAACAT CAAGGACAATACATTCTACAACTGCCACTATGTCTACTACTCCATTAAGGCACCAGTCCAAAACAACTG TATCTTCAGTGTCCCAACAGTCTTCACCTCTCTTGCAAACAACAGGACAAGCTGCATCACAACAGGCGATACCCAGGGCTCAGA GGTCTTCTGCCCCTCTGCAGTATCCTGGGTACGATCATGATATTAGCCATTGGAACTGTTCCCAGCAACAGAAGGTCTGGATGAAAACAGAGCTGGAATCGATGGGGCTGTGGCCTGGCTCCCTCCCTGTTCGCCACCCAATGAAGATGGTTTCTTTGTGGCGTATCCCACCTCAGCCTGAATTGATAGACTGCACTTTTGAGTTCCCATTGCCCAAGTACTTTCAGCTTCACCCCTTTTTCATCTGGAAGCCTGAAAATGACAACTTGATGGGCAGGCTGAGGAACAACTATGCTCTGCCATGTCTTCAGGGTTGTTCACAACCACATATTGTATCGGCAGGTGTGGGCAGGCCTCGTGTGGTTGTTGGCATCAATGGACAATACTACTTGTTTGCATCAAGACTCTCCTGCAGGGCATGTAAAAAACGCTGGTATGCTGACAATCTACAGTGGTTAGAAAAACTTCCACAGAGATTCACCAACACTTTGCCTGCCATCATAACATATAAGAAGGCCATCTGCAAAACTGTGATGGATGAACTAAGGAGAGCAGGAAAGTCACCTAATGATATGGCTAACCAGGTAATGGAAATGATGCACCTTAAGTACGAGCGGGCTCACCTGGCCTACCTCCTTAGCAGTCAGAATATCATGGATGCTGAGAGAAGCCTGTATGGTCAGAGAACATTCAGTGAGTTTCTCAGAGGGGACAACCAACCAGTTCCTTTTGGTGGATATGAGGACTCTGATGGTTGGTGTGGAGTATCCGTCTCTTCCTATTACCTAACAGACTGCCTTTTATATGAATACAAAAGGCAAGAGCCTGCCATAAAAAAGCTCCTCCAAGGCACCTTTGGCCAAGCCTTACGCTCAGACCACACCAGGAAAGTCGCCAGAAAGATTGCATCCAGAACCATGTCCTCTTACGCAGTGATGAACGAGAACTGGATGATCCTCTCCTGGATAATGCTACAGTCTGAGACAGATAAGTCTTTGGAGCCCACGTACCAGGGTTTGGCTAACCGGTACAGAATTGCTGAGGTTGACAAGGCTAACTTCCAGTGGGTAGACCG gGACTGCTGTTCAGCCTTCAGAGTTGCAGAATCGCTGCAAGTGGAGCATCTTGACTGGAATGCCTGGAAAACAACTGATTCTGTTGTAGCCCAAGCCATACATGGCTATCAACTGAACAGATGTGCATCGAGAACAATGTACAACAGAAACATTGCCATCAAACTGGATCTGTTCTACTGTATGAGGCAAATTCTTCGAGAGTGTGTCTCTAAGCATCATGGCCTTTACAGCTCTTTTTGCCAGTTCCTCTCTGCTGCATTTTCCGTTGTGGATCAGGAAGACCTGCAGCGACTCAAGGATGCCTACGCATTCTGTGGAATTCATCCAGCAAATCCCACCAAGCAACATATCCGTGAGCATTGTAGGACAAAGATACCACAGTCAGATGAGCTGGTGAAAAGGGTTGAGGAAGTGTTCCAGCGTTTTTACCTAGCAAAGGATCCAAATGATGTATACCTGTTCAAGCCATCTATGCTAAAGTCTTGGAGAATTCAGCGGGTGCACATCCTTCGGGGCTGCCTGAGTGATCCCGAGCTTCCAGGTGGCATACTCTACAGGTATGGTGGGACTGTGCAGTTGAACCATGTTCAGGGTGAGGGGGCCAAAGTTCCTGTCTGGATCCCCATCAGAGGAACATCTCAGCAGGAGGGCTACCATTTCCACCAGTCTCAATGGGTCACTGGAACACAAGTATCCTCAGAGTTATTCCAAGCTCAAGGAATGACAGGTGTTGCTCGGTGGAATTACCAGCGCTTGGTGGACCTGCAGCAGCCCGGTGTTCTCCTACCAGGTGTTTTTGACCCAGCACTAATTTCAGAGCTGAATGCAGCTTCCAAAAGAGTAACTGGGGAAGAAAAATATCCTGCCCTTCATTTTTCTGACAGAGACACAAGAGAGAAATTTGGTCTTGAATATATAGAGCCAGGATATCGGCCTGTTCTTCTTGACTGGGATAAACACAAGAAGAAAACGGAGTCCTTTGTCCTCTTTGAGACAGCCAATGAGGGCAGCTCTACCACTGTCCAGGCACTTCCTTCACCACCAGCTTCCACTGGGCCATCTGTCCTGTTCCAGTTTCCTTCAGTTGCTGACATAAAAGTGGAAGTGTCACTATGCAGAGATGCTGATATTGTTCCCGAAACAG AACCACCCAACACACCATCTCTGTCTTTGTTGTCATTACCAGCAAGTGTTCGCACTGGACAAGTGAAAACTGGTGGAAGGGTGTTTGTCCTTGACCAAAGATGCTGGACATcccagatgaaggaagccattgACAACCTTATCGATAAGTATCATGGCCAGAAAGACCTGCTGAAACTTGTGGACCACAATTATGCTGCCATGGTGCAGAAGTCTT TGGATGGAATTAAACTTTCAGAACTCAATGAATATCACGATTTTGTCTGCGTTGGATTCTGA